A region of Deltaproteobacteria bacterium DNA encodes the following proteins:
- a CDS encoding segregation/condensation protein A, whose amino-acid sequence MEIFEGPLDLLLYLIRKNDLNISDIPIMPVLDQYNEYIDMMHELDIDVAGEFILMASELAHIKSRLLLHRDDEIAEEEDPRADLMARLLEYQRYKLAARWLTGRRLLGRDVFKRPKVPPPEAPAEGEDWLTVEPFTLLKAFHEVLKKVPKDKAHFITAERVSVTDRIYEILDHLKGAESLPFEDLFTAGVTREELVVTFLALLEMARLKMIRIYQLEALGPIRVARNMEVGEVATAVKIEEEKTYQ is encoded by the coding sequence TTGGAAATCTTCGAAGGTCCGTTGGATCTTCTGTTGTATCTCATCCGCAAAAATGACCTGAACATTTCGGATATTCCCATCATGCCCGTTCTCGACCAGTACAACGAATACATCGACATGATGCACGAGCTCGATATCGATGTCGCCGGAGAATTTATCCTCATGGCCTCGGAGCTGGCGCACATCAAGTCGCGCCTTTTGCTCCACCGCGACGACGAGATCGCGGAAGAGGAAGACCCGCGCGCCGATCTCATGGCGCGGCTTTTGGAATATCAGCGCTACAAACTCGCCGCCCGATGGCTGACGGGCCGCCGTTTGTTGGGCCGGGATGTCTTCAAGAGGCCGAAGGTCCCCCCGCCGGAGGCGCCGGCGGAGGGAGAAGATTGGCTTACGGTGGAGCCATTTACCCTCTTAAAGGCCTTTCACGAAGTTTTAAAGAAAGTGCCCAAAGACAAGGCCCATTTCATTACGGCCGAGCGGGTCTCGGTGACCGACCGGATCTACGAGATTTTGGATCATTTAAAAGGGGCGGAAAGCCTGCCGTTTGAGGATCTTTTTACGGCAGGCGTCACCCGGGAGGAATTGGTGGTTACTTTTCTGGCGCTTCTTGAAATGGCGCGGCTCAAGATGATCCGGATTTACCAGCTGGAGGCGCTCGGGCCGATCCGCGTCGCCAGAAATATGGAGGTGGGGGAGGTTGCAACGGCAGTGAAAATAGAGGAAGAAAAGACGTATCAATAA
- the trpS gene encoding tryptophan--tRNA ligase — MKQKEIIVSGMRPTGRLHLGHFFGVLKNWERLQSAQKCYFFVADWHSLTTEYANIREIQDWLREMVIDWLSAGISPEKAVLFVQSRVPEHAELHLLFSMIAPLGWLERVPSYKELQQELAGKDLSTYGFLGYPLLQTADVAIYKATQVPVGQDQVAHIELAREIVRRFNYLYRKIFPEPASLLTETPRLPGLDGRKMSKSYDNAVYLSDPEPEATKKLMNCITDPARIRRQDPGNPDVCTIFSYHKLATDPAKIGEIDRECRRAGIGCVDCKKILVSGMNKTLGPFRERRVELAKKPKQVRDILNAGAEAARKVAQKTLAEANEAMGLGK; from the coding sequence ATGAAACAAAAAGAAATCATCGTCTCCGGCATGCGCCCGACAGGGAGGCTTCACCTCGGCCATTTCTTCGGCGTCCTTAAAAACTGGGAGCGCCTGCAATCGGCGCAGAAATGTTATTTCTTCGTGGCCGACTGGCACAGCCTCACCACCGAATACGCCAACATCAGGGAGATTCAGGATTGGCTTCGCGAGATGGTCATCGACTGGCTGTCTGCGGGTATCAGCCCGGAAAAGGCGGTCCTTTTTGTCCAGTCGCGGGTGCCGGAGCATGCGGAGCTTCATCTCCTTTTTTCCATGATTGCGCCGCTCGGCTGGCTGGAACGGGTGCCGAGCTACAAGGAACTCCAGCAGGAACTTGCGGGAAAAGATTTATCAACCTACGGCTTTTTGGGGTATCCGCTCCTGCAGACGGCTGATGTGGCGATCTACAAGGCCACCCAAGTGCCGGTGGGGCAGGATCAGGTGGCGCACATCGAGCTGGCCCGCGAGATCGTCCGGAGGTTCAATTATCTGTACCGCAAAATTTTTCCCGAACCGGCCTCGCTTTTGACCGAAACTCCCAGACTGCCGGGCCTCGACGGACGGAAAATGTCCAAAAGCTACGACAACGCCGTCTACCTCTCCGACCCGGAACCGGAGGCGACAAAAAAACTGATGAACTGCATTACCGATCCGGCCCGCATCCGGCGGCAGGACCCGGGCAATCCCGACGTCTGCACCATTTTTTCGTACCACAAACTGGCCACCGATCCCGCGAAAATCGGCGAGATCGACCGCGAATGCCGGAGGGCCGGAATCGGCTGTGTCGATTGCAAAAAGATTCTTGTTTCGGGCATGAACAAAACGCTGGGTCCGTTTCGCGAACGCCGGGTCGAGTTGGCCAAAAAACCAAAGCAGGTGCGTGACATCTTAAACGCGGGGGCCGAGGCGGCCCGAAAAGTCGCGCAAAAAACGCTCGCGGAAGCCAATGAGGCGATGGGATTGGGTAAATAA
- a CDS encoding site-2 protease family protein, with the protein MLSAKVINFLLFFPGFLFSLAFHESAHGLVANRLGDPTAKRLGRVTLNPFPHMDPVGTLLLPIFGYFMGGFIIGWGIPVPVDYRNLKNWKRDGFYVAIAGPISNLILALILAGIIHGVALAKPGWLNPDLNFNGFTILGALVQVFYLNLALAFFNLVPIHPLDGGKVLYGILPQPYANRFDAFAGRYGFMILLLLFFTGAFRILVWYPVQFVAGLLL; encoded by the coding sequence TTGCTAAGCGCAAAAGTCATCAATTTTCTCCTCTTTTTTCCGGGATTTTTGTTCTCGCTGGCCTTTCACGAATCGGCGCACGGGCTTGTGGCCAACCGGCTGGGCGATCCGACCGCCAAACGGTTGGGGAGGGTGACGCTTAATCCTTTTCCGCACATGGATCCTGTGGGCACCCTTTTGCTCCCCATCTTCGGTTATTTCATGGGGGGGTTTATCATCGGCTGGGGCATCCCCGTCCCGGTCGACTACCGGAACTTGAAGAATTGGAAGCGCGACGGCTTTTATGTGGCTATCGCGGGGCCAATTTCCAATCTCATTTTGGCGCTCATCCTCGCCGGAATCATTCATGGCGTGGCGCTGGCAAAACCGGGCTGGCTGAACCCCGATTTGAACTTTAACGGATTCACCATCCTGGGGGCGCTGGTCCAGGTTTTCTACCTGAATCTGGCGCTGGCCTTTTTTAATCTGGTCCCCATCCATCCGCTGGACGGCGGGAAAGTCCTCTATGGCATCCTTCCCCAACCGTACGCCAACCGGTTCGACGCCTTTGCGGGACGGTACGGGTTCATGATTTTGCTTCTCCTGTTTTTCACCGGCGCCTTCCGGATTCTGGTCTGGTATCCGGTGCAGTTTGTGGCGGGGTTGCTGTTATGA
- the xerD gene encoding site-specific tyrosine recombinase XerD → MSLDSLIDQFLNYLTVEKGLSKNTLEAYGHDLRLWAEYLQGKSAGESSKFKVQSSKNPDPVEISSITPQTILHFLIGRKNQKVNSRTMSRNLTAIRSLFQFLTSEKIVPVDITQNMDLPKIHRKLPHVLTVLEIDRLLSAPEADDAAGLRDKAMLELLYAAGLRVSELVGLKMMHLHLAEGYLLAYGKGSKERVVPIGTSAVKAIRVYLTDGRSKLLKERESPFVFVNRRAKKLSRQAFWMTLRKYGLKKGIKTRLSPHVLRHSFATHLLEGGADLRSVQVMLGHADISTTQIYTHVSRKRLIEIHEKFHPRG, encoded by the coding sequence ATGTCCCTCGATTCCCTCATCGACCAATTTTTAAATTACCTCACCGTCGAGAAAGGCCTTTCCAAAAACACGCTGGAGGCCTATGGGCATGACTTACGATTATGGGCGGAGTATCTTCAAGGGAAAAGTGCCGGGGAAAGTTCAAAGTTCAAAGTTCAAAGTTCAAAAAATCCTGACCCGGTCGAAATCTCGAGCATTACCCCCCAAACAATTCTCCACTTCCTCATCGGACGCAAAAACCAGAAGGTAAATAGCCGCACCATGTCGCGGAACCTGACGGCGATCCGGAGCCTGTTCCAGTTTCTCACTAGCGAAAAAATTGTTCCGGTTGATATCACGCAAAACATGGACCTCCCCAAAATCCACCGCAAACTCCCGCATGTGCTGACGGTCCTGGAAATTGACCGCCTCCTTTCGGCGCCGGAGGCGGATGACGCCGCCGGCCTGCGCGACAAGGCGATGCTGGAGCTTCTTTACGCCGCCGGTCTGCGCGTCTCCGAACTGGTGGGCTTAAAGATGATGCACCTCCATCTCGCTGAGGGGTATCTCTTGGCCTACGGCAAGGGGTCGAAAGAGAGGGTGGTTCCGATCGGCACCTCCGCTGTCAAGGCGATCCGGGTGTATCTCACAGACGGGAGGTCCAAACTGCTTAAGGAGCGCGAATCGCCCTTTGTTTTTGTAAACCGTCGCGCCAAAAAATTAAGCCGTCAGGCCTTCTGGATGACCTTAAGGAAATACGGCCTCAAAAAAGGGATCAAAACCCGTTTAAGCCCCCATGTCCTCCGTCATTCCTTTGCCACGCATTTGCTGGAAGGGGGGGCCGATCTTCGCTCGGTCCAGGTGATGCTCGGCCATGCGGATATCTCCACGACGCAGATTTACACCCACGTCTCCCGCAAACGGCTGATTGAAATTCACGAAAAATTTCATCCGAGGGGGTAA
- the trmB gene encoding tRNA (guanosine(46)-N7)-methyltransferase TrmB has product MIAQQTDKQKQFPYDFEAKKEVLFYPSKPAEFRGDILEIGPGRGDLLLAMAEAQPDKKFVAVEIGKKRYFRLIPRIEKRGIKNIFLIRGDARVIIPRYFGEETFEKIFVLFPDPWPKDRHAFRRLLTVEFFWLLGHHLKPEGELILATDVEWYAEWMTENLRRVSVLKNRLDPQLFASELPGITPTFFEEKWKNEGRKIYYLLYGKNSRHRRQVVPHSSFISSAR; this is encoded by the coding sequence ATGATAGCACAACAAACCGACAAACAAAAACAATTCCCCTACGACTTCGAGGCAAAAAAAGAGGTCCTCTTTTATCCTTCCAAGCCGGCGGAGTTTCGTGGCGATATCCTCGAAATCGGCCCCGGTCGGGGGGATCTTCTGCTGGCAATGGCCGAGGCTCAACCGGACAAAAAGTTCGTCGCGGTCGAAATCGGCAAAAAACGGTATTTCCGGCTGATTCCAAGGATTGAAAAAAGAGGGATCAAAAACATCTTCCTCATCCGCGGCGATGCCCGCGTGATTATCCCGCGATATTTTGGCGAGGAGACGTTCGAGAAGATATTTGTCCTTTTTCCCGACCCCTGGCCCAAGGACCGGCACGCCTTCAGGAGGCTTTTGACGGTGGAATTTTTCTGGTTGTTGGGCCACCATTTGAAACCGGAGGGAGAGCTGATTCTGGCGACGGATGTGGAGTGGTATGCCGAGTGGATGACGGAAAATTTAAGACGGGTTTCTGTTTTAAAAAACCGTTTGGACCCGCAGTTGTTTGCTTCCGAACTGCCCGGCATCACGCCGACTTTTTTTGAAGAAAAATGGAAAAACGAGGGGCGGAAGATTTATTACCTGCTTTACGGCAAAAATTCAAGACACCGGCGTCAGGTGGTCCCTCACTCCTCGTTCATTTCCTCGGCAAGATGA
- a CDS encoding hemolysin III family protein, which produces MASKTASPKPTRTLSKDGSRHVTDEIYNTLISSFGAVCSIVGVILLLSSSIGAHKPWHILSFAVYGAALINLFAASALHHGVSGSASTEHLLRQWDYYAIFLMIAGTFTPICLILFRNTLGWSTLGLIWFLAVLGIVLKTKFHHLPKWIWLALYIGMGWLALLIIVPLYRKTPAGFVVLMIGGLFFTIGAFFYYLERPNPFPGKFGFHEIWHLFVLAGAASHFFAIYFYLLPL; this is translated from the coding sequence GTGGCCAGCAAAACCGCCTCTCCAAAACCGACTCGAACTTTAAGCAAAGACGGAAGCCGCCACGTCACGGATGAAATTTACAACACCCTCATCTCGTCCTTCGGCGCTGTTTGCTCGATAGTCGGTGTTATCCTTCTGCTTTCCTCTTCCATCGGGGCCCACAAACCATGGCACATTTTGAGCTTTGCCGTTTATGGGGCCGCCTTGATCAACCTTTTTGCCGCAAGCGCCCTTCATCATGGAGTGTCCGGATCCGCAAGCACCGAACATCTTCTCCGTCAGTGGGACTATTATGCCATCTTTCTGATGATCGCCGGGACTTTTACCCCCATTTGTCTGATTCTTTTCAGGAACACCCTTGGGTGGAGCACTCTGGGGCTGATCTGGTTTCTGGCCGTTTTGGGAATCGTGTTGAAAACGAAATTTCATCACCTGCCGAAATGGATTTGGCTTGCCCTGTATATCGGAATGGGATGGCTGGCACTTTTGATTATTGTTCCGCTGTATCGGAAAACCCCTGCGGGATTTGTTGTTCTGATGATCGGCGGCCTTTTCTTTACGATCGGCGCCTTTTTTTATTATCTGGAAAGGCCGAATCCCTTTCCCGGAAAGTTCGGCTTTCACGAAATCTGGCACCTGTTTGTTTTAGCCGGCGCCGCCAGCCATTTTTTCGCGATCTATTTTTATCTTCTTCCGTTATAA